From the Leptolyngbya sp. O-77 genome, one window contains:
- a CDS encoding glutamate--tRNA ligase family protein, with amino-acid sequence MDDSFAVLPLTHAYRGRLAPTPSGHLHLGHAKTFWTAQQRAVQHGGVLVLRIEDLDRDRCKPEYSDDLLEDLVWFGFFWQEGPDVGGPFQPYRQRDRQSFYHQTWQQLNHLGAIYPSPHSRKDVANALRAPHEGDREVIFPVELRPATWEAATEPGEMNWRFRVPDGEAIAFIDEHLGPQRFIAGQDFGDFMVWRRDGLPSYDLAVVTDDHTMAISEVVRGEDLLLSAAKQILLYRTLGWEIPAFYHCPLVRDAAGKRLAKRDGARSLRSLRQQGITPEHIRKSWELFPES; translated from the coding sequence GTGGATGATTCATTCGCGGTGTTGCCATTGACCCATGCCTATCGCGGGCGACTCGCGCCAACACCCAGCGGGCACCTGCACCTGGGTCATGCCAAAACATTTTGGACGGCGCAGCAGCGGGCTGTGCAGCATGGCGGCGTGCTGGTTTTGCGAATCGAAGACCTCGACCGCGATCGCTGCAAACCCGAATATTCTGACGATTTGCTGGAAGATTTGGTCTGGTTTGGCTTTTTCTGGCAAGAAGGGCCCGACGTAGGCGGCCCATTTCAGCCCTACAGGCAGCGCGATCGCCAGTCGTTCTACCACCAAACCTGGCAGCAGTTGAACCATCTCGGCGCGATTTATCCCAGTCCCCACTCTCGCAAAGATGTGGCCAATGCGCTCCGTGCGCCCCATGAGGGCGATCGCGAAGTGATCTTTCCCGTCGAATTGCGTCCTGCAACGTGGGAAGCAGCGACGGAACCCGGCGAGATGAACTGGCGCTTTCGCGTGCCCGATGGCGAGGCGATCGCCTTTATAGACGAACATCTAGGCCCACAGCGCTTCATTGCAGGGCAGGACTTTGGCGACTTCATGGTGTGGCGGCGAGACGGGCTGCCCAGCTATGACCTGGCCGTCGTGACCGACGACCACACAATGGCGATTTCCGAAGTGGTGCGCGGCGAAGACCTGCTGCTTTCCGCCGCCAAGCAGATTTTGCTCTATCGCACACTGGGCTGGGAAATTCCGGCGTTCTATCACTGTCCCTTAGTGCGCGATGCAGCAGGCAAGCGACTGGCAAAACGCGACGGGGCCCGTAGCCTGCGATCGCTCCGGCAGCAGGGCATTACCCCAGAACACATTCGAAAATCGTGGGAACTGTTCCCGGAGTCTTGA
- the argB gene encoding acetylglutamate kinase, with product MLTSEYIEKAEATRVRVLSEALPYIQQFAGRVVVVKYGGAAMKDSNLKETVIRDIVFLSCVGLRPVVVHGGGPEINTWLNKLGIEAQFKNGLRVTDAATMDVVEMVLVGRVNKELVALVNQAGGSAVGLCGKDANLIKARPQGEEGIGFVGEVQSIDTKLIEALVREGYIPIVSSVAADDKGQAYNINADTVAGELAAALGAEKLILMTDTPGILKNYHDLSTLIPRLDIQEARRLIESGIVSGGMIPKVNCCVRSLAQGVKAAHIIDGRLPHALLLEIFTDAGIGSMLVASDFMG from the coding sequence ATGCTGACCAGCGAATACATCGAAAAAGCCGAAGCCACTCGCGTTCGGGTTCTTAGCGAAGCCCTGCCCTACATTCAGCAGTTTGCAGGGCGCGTCGTGGTGGTGAAATACGGCGGCGCAGCCATGAAAGACAGCAACCTCAAGGAAACCGTCATCCGCGACATCGTGTTTCTTTCCTGCGTGGGGTTGCGGCCCGTGGTGGTGCATGGCGGCGGCCCCGAAATCAACACTTGGCTGAACAAGCTGGGCATCGAGGCGCAGTTCAAAAACGGGTTGCGCGTGACCGATGCGGCCACGATGGATGTGGTGGAAATGGTGTTAGTGGGCCGGGTGAATAAAGAGCTAGTGGCGCTAGTAAACCAAGCGGGCGGCTCGGCGGTCGGGCTATGCGGCAAAGACGCGAACCTGATCAAGGCGCGACCCCAGGGCGAAGAGGGCATCGGCTTTGTAGGTGAGGTGCAAAGTATAGATACCAAGCTGATCGAGGCGCTGGTGCGGGAAGGCTATATTCCCATCGTGTCTAGCGTGGCGGCAGACGACAAAGGACAAGCTTATAACATCAATGCTGACACTGTAGCAGGCGAACTAGCCGCCGCGCTAGGAGCCGAAAAGCTGATTCTGATGACCGACACACCGGGCATTTTGAAAAACTACCACGACCTTTCGACGCTGATTCCTCGACTGGATATCCAGGAAGCGCGGCGGCTGATCGAGTCGGGCATTGTTTCCGGCGGCATGATTCCCAAGGTCAACTGCTGCGTGCGATCGCTCGCCCAGGGAGTCAAGGCAGCCCACATCATCGACGGCCGCCTGCCCCACGCCCTGCTGCTGGAGATCTTTACCGACGCGGGCATTGGCTCTATGCTAGTTGCTTCAGATTTTATGGGATAG
- a CDS encoding serine/threonine-protein kinase, whose product MTHTELCQACGSKLLLRDRYRVVQSLGHGGFGATFLAKDESLPGSPYCVIKQLRPVASSPHVLQMARELFRREAKTLGKIGNHPQVPRLLDYFEANQEFYLIQEYISGSTLQQEVKQNGPFSEAGVKQFLSEVLPMLQYVHSQQVIHRDIKPANLIRRTQDKKLVLIDFGAVKDQVNPVRAGATEQTALTAYAIGTPGYAPPEQMAMRPVYASDIYALGVTCIYLLTGKAPKDMDYDPTTGEILWREQVHISEHFAGVLEKMLEVSVRHRYQNAGEVLRALDLEPYLDSLAQSMVKPARPSARQPEISPHHHTPSGDLSGNLFPSSPSARMAAAIRARQSKSVGDSGGSPYTGGQRRTAIQKPASVSTVERGRGASGGSSGNSGGHPALLPKLRADELLNDYAKGKRDFTSRDLSLLNLSKVALTGANFHQSKLHKANLQGANLFNADFGRASLNQAILKNANLARAYLSHADLQGADLRGADLSYAYLSHANLRGANLCGADLTGAKISDEQLALARTNWATVHPSGKRGLW is encoded by the coding sequence TTGACTCATACTGAGCTGTGTCAGGCCTGTGGCTCCAAGCTGCTGTTGCGCGATCGCTATCGGGTGGTGCAGTCCCTTGGGCATGGCGGATTTGGAGCCACGTTTCTAGCCAAGGATGAATCGCTTCCCGGCAGTCCTTACTGCGTAATCAAGCAGCTTCGTCCAGTCGCCTCCTCCCCCCATGTGTTGCAAATGGCACGGGAGCTATTCCGCCGAGAAGCCAAAACGCTGGGTAAAATCGGCAACCATCCCCAGGTGCCTCGCCTGCTCGACTACTTCGAGGCAAACCAAGAATTTTACCTGATTCAGGAATACATTAGCGGCTCCACCCTCCAGCAAGAGGTGAAGCAAAATGGCCCCTTCAGCGAAGCCGGGGTCAAGCAGTTTCTCAGCGAAGTGCTGCCGATGTTGCAGTACGTGCATTCTCAGCAGGTGATTCATCGCGACATCAAGCCCGCCAACCTGATTCGTCGCACTCAAGACAAAAAGCTGGTGCTGATCGACTTCGGCGCGGTGAAAGATCAGGTCAACCCTGTGCGAGCAGGTGCAACGGAGCAAACTGCCCTGACGGCCTACGCCATTGGCACTCCTGGCTATGCCCCGCCAGAGCAAATGGCCATGCGCCCCGTCTATGCCAGCGATATCTACGCGCTGGGCGTTACCTGCATTTACCTGCTGACGGGCAAAGCGCCGAAGGACATGGACTACGACCCGACCACGGGTGAGATTCTGTGGCGCGAACAGGTTCACATCAGCGAACACTTTGCGGGCGTGTTGGAAAAGATGCTGGAGGTTTCCGTTCGCCATCGCTATCAGAACGCGGGGGAAGTGCTGCGGGCGCTGGATCTAGAGCCATACCTCGACAGCCTAGCCCAGAGCATGGTGAAGCCTGCACGCCCTTCTGCCCGTCAGCCGGAGATCTCTCCTCATCACCACACGCCCTCTGGTGACCTCAGCGGCAATCTCTTTCCCTCTTCGCCCTCTGCCCGCATGGCGGCCGCGATTCGCGCACGGCAATCCAAGTCTGTAGGAGATTCCGGCGGTTCGCCCTACACGGGAGGACAGCGCCGCACCGCCATCCAAAAACCCGCCTCTGTCAGTACGGTCGAGCGTGGTCGGGGCGCGTCGGGCGGCAGCAGCGGCAACTCTGGCGGACATCCGGCGCTGCTGCCTAAGCTACGGGCGGATGAATTGCTGAACGACTACGCCAAGGGTAAGCGCGACTTTACCTCTCGCGACCTGAGCCTGCTGAACCTGTCTAAGGTCGCGCTCACAGGGGCAAACTTTCACCAGTCCAAACTGCATAAGGCGAACCTTCAGGGCGCAAACCTGTTTAATGCTGATTTTGGTCGAGCCAGTCTGAATCAGGCGATTCTGAAAAATGCAAACTTGGCGCGGGCCTATCTTAGCCATGCGGATTTGCAGGGAGCAGACCTGCGGGGGGCAGATCTGAGCTATGCCTATCTAAGCCACGCCAACCTGCGGGGGGCAAACCTCTGCGGCGCAGACCTGACCGGAGCCAAGATTAGCGACGAACAACTAGCGCTAGCGCGAACCAACTGGGCAACAGTTCACCCCAGCGGCAAACGAGGGCTATGGTAG
- the ytpR gene encoding YtpR family tRNA-binding protein → MRISLNWLRELVDINVSPEALADMLTMAGFEVEEIEDRRTWADGVVVGRVLDRQPHPNADKLSVCKVDIGADTPSTIVCGAANVRSDIYVPVATLGTHLPMIDLTIRPRKLRDVPSEGMICSLAEVGLAKESEGIHIFPQDSLQVGMDARPLLGLDDVILDLTSTANRADALSMVGIAREVAALTGAKLKLPTVPELPVKSAGKELGLRISEPGACPIYIGTVVEGVAIAPSPEWLQRRLQAAGTRPINNVGGRDQLRAAGVGGSRYTPLMAIASGLLRVLQI, encoded by the coding sequence ATGCGAATTTCTCTGAACTGGTTGCGAGAGCTAGTCGATATCAACGTATCTCCAGAAGCGCTGGCGGATATGCTGACGATGGCGGGGTTTGAGGTAGAAGAGATTGAGGATCGCCGCACCTGGGCGGATGGCGTAGTGGTGGGTCGAGTGCTGGATCGTCAGCCCCATCCCAATGCTGACAAGCTGAGCGTGTGTAAGGTGGACATCGGGGCTGACACGCCTTCCACCATTGTCTGCGGTGCGGCGAATGTGCGGTCTGATATCTACGTTCCGGTGGCGACGCTGGGGACGCATCTGCCCATGATTGACCTAACGATTCGCCCCCGCAAGCTGCGGGATGTGCCCTCGGAGGGGATGATTTGCTCACTGGCGGAGGTGGGGCTGGCGAAGGAGTCAGAGGGCATTCATATCTTCCCGCAAGACTCGCTTCAGGTAGGCATGGATGCCCGTCCGCTGCTGGGGTTAGACGATGTGATTTTAGATCTGACCTCGACGGCAAACCGAGCCGATGCGCTGAGCATGGTGGGCATTGCGCGGGAGGTGGCGGCGCTGACGGGCGCAAAACTCAAGCTGCCGACAGTGCCCGAGTTGCCCGTCAAGTCTGCTGGAAAAGAACTGGGGCTGCGGATTTCGGAGCCGGGAGCCTGCCCGATTTATATAGGAACCGTTGTTGAGGGGGTGGCGATCGCCCCTTCTCCTGAATGGCTGCAACGACGGCTCCAGGCGGCGGGCACTCGTCCGATTAACAACGTGGGTGGACGTGACCAACTACGTGCTGCTGGAGTGGGGGGCAGCCGCTACACGCCTTTGATGGCGATCGCCTCCGGTCTATTGCGGGTTCTTCAGATTTAA
- a CDS encoding phycocyanobilin:ferredoxin oxidoreductase encodes MSFSVSSSASQSDSIRQQQHPLIRALADRIEAIWQTHLDLSPYHLPEDLGYVEGRLEGERLVIENHCYQTPQFRKLHLELAKLGTGLDILHCVMFPRPDYDLPMFGADLVGGRGQVSMAIADLSPVRGDRSLPGSYVGELESLPPLQFSQTRSFPTWGTIFSSYCLFIRPESEDEQQQFLDRVEAYLKIHCERAIATPATPEKQSEILAGQQHYCTQQQQNDKTRRVLEKAFGEDWAERYMTTVLFDLPTG; translated from the coding sequence ATGTCTTTTTCCGTTTCGTCGTCCGCTTCCCAGTCCGACTCAATCCGCCAACAGCAGCATCCCCTGATTCGCGCTCTGGCGGATCGAATCGAGGCTATATGGCAAACCCATCTGGACTTGTCGCCCTATCACCTGCCCGAAGACCTAGGCTACGTAGAAGGACGACTGGAGGGCGAACGCCTAGTGATTGAAAATCACTGCTACCAAACGCCGCAGTTTCGCAAGCTGCATTTAGAACTGGCAAAGCTGGGCACTGGGCTGGATATCCTGCACTGTGTTATGTTTCCCCGGCCGGACTATGATTTGCCCATGTTTGGCGCAGATTTAGTAGGCGGGCGCGGCCAGGTAAGCATGGCGATCGCCGATTTGTCGCCCGTGCGGGGCGATCGCAGCCTGCCCGGCAGCTACGTGGGCGAATTGGAATCTCTGCCGCCGCTCCAGTTTTCGCAGACGCGCAGTTTCCCCACCTGGGGCACGATTTTTTCCAGCTATTGTCTGTTTATCCGCCCAGAGTCGGAGGATGAACAGCAGCAGTTTCTCGATCGCGTCGAAGCGTACCTAAAGATTCACTGTGAACGGGCGATCGCCACTCCCGCCACCCCCGAAAAACAGTCTGAAATTCTGGCGGGACAGCAGCACTACTGCACCCAGCAGCAGCAAAACGACAAAACCCGCCGCGTCCTAGAAAAGGCCTTTGGCGAAGACTGGGCAGAGCGCTACATGACCACGGTGCTATTCGACTTGCCCACAGGGTAG
- a CDS encoding HEAT repeat domain-containing protein, with protein MSQLSLEQIKTQLDSPKSSDRMVALAMLRDIPSESAVPLILKVLDDESLQVRSMAVFALGVKQTDECYPILAQILENDPDYGIRADAAGALGYLGDSRAVEPLLRAFYEDTDWLVRFSAAVSLGNLKDPRARHALLQALESDEVVLHQAAIAALGELQDLEAVEAILRFVDSPDWLVRQRLAEALGNLPTPKSIAALRYLLRDSHPHVSDAAALALQKLEAVE; from the coding sequence ATGAGCCAACTCAGCCTAGAGCAGATCAAGACCCAGCTCGACAGTCCCAAGTCGAGCGATCGCATGGTCGCCCTGGCCATGCTGCGCGATATCCCTTCAGAGTCGGCCGTGCCGCTGATTCTCAAAGTGCTGGATGACGAAAGCCTGCAAGTGCGCTCGATGGCGGTGTTTGCCCTAGGGGTCAAGCAAACAGACGAGTGCTATCCCATCCTGGCGCAGATTTTGGAAAACGACCCCGACTATGGCATTCGCGCCGATGCGGCCGGGGCTTTGGGCTATCTGGGTGACTCTCGTGCGGTCGAGCCGCTGCTGCGAGCATTCTACGAAGATACGGATTGGCTAGTGCGCTTTAGCGCTGCCGTATCGCTGGGCAACCTGAAAGACCCCCGCGCCCGCCACGCCCTGCTGCAAGCGCTGGAGAGCGATGAGGTGGTGCTACATCAGGCGGCGATCGCCGCGCTAGGAGAACTCCAAGACCTAGAAGCGGTCGAGGCAATCCTGCGCTTTGTAGACTCGCCCGACTGGCTGGTGCGCCAGCGCCTCGCCGAAGCCCTGGGCAACCTGCCCACGCCCAAGAGCATTGCCGCGCTGCGATACTTGCTGCGCGACAGCCACCCCCACGTATCAGACGCGGCGGCGCTGGCGTTGCAGAAGTTGGAAGCGGTGGAGTGA
- a CDS encoding DUF3493 domain-containing protein has translation MTDRLRERGEKLKERDPEAYARLVAESKAPYRGLRQFVYLAFGASGLIGAFIFATQLAAGRGDGDTLPNLALQLGLVALMVWLFRLEQKAAARRRG, from the coding sequence ATGACAGATCGGTTGCGGGAGCGGGGCGAGAAGCTGAAGGAGCGTGATCCAGAAGCCTATGCTCGGCTGGTGGCAGAATCAAAAGCGCCCTATCGGGGGCTGCGGCAGTTTGTCTATCTAGCATTTGGTGCATCCGGGCTAATCGGTGCGTTCATTTTTGCCACGCAGCTTGCGGCCGGGCGGGGCGACGGCGACACACTGCCCAATCTGGCGCTGCAACTGGGGCTGGTGGCGCTGATGGTGTGGCTCTTTCGGCTGGAACAGAAGGCGGCCGCCCGTCGGCGGGGATAA
- a CDS encoding serine/threonine protein kinase → MSGQILGDRYEVEQQLGKKSGRWTLLARDLMTQEPVILKVVFIDENLGPDDLKLFTREADALQVLAHPATPRYLGYFEIDLPRGGKALALIQSYLPGTSLDKYLKAKRTLSEAEAKQVARKALEILQYLHAQQPPIVHRDIKPSNVLLSDDEGAIATQVSLVDFGSVKSLTPADGTTFSIVGTEGYIAPEQIGRRAMTASDLYSLGMTLVAGLTGIEPMNLPHRGFRIDLDQCLQCSSDFATWLKQMTDPDVTQRFRNADAALAALPTG, encoded by the coding sequence ATGTCAGGTCAGATACTCGGCGATCGCTACGAAGTGGAACAGCAACTCGGCAAAAAGTCTGGCCGCTGGACGCTGCTAGCCCGCGATCTAATGACCCAGGAACCCGTCATCCTCAAGGTCGTCTTTATCGACGAAAACCTTGGCCCCGACGATCTCAAGCTGTTTACCCGCGAGGCCGATGCACTGCAAGTGCTGGCCCACCCTGCCACGCCGCGCTACCTGGGCTACTTTGAAATCGACCTGCCTCGCGGCGGCAAGGCCCTGGCGCTGATCCAGAGTTACTTGCCGGGAACCTCGCTCGATAAATACCTCAAAGCCAAGCGCACCCTCAGCGAAGCCGAAGCCAAACAGGTTGCGCGGAAGGCACTGGAAATTTTGCAATATCTGCACGCACAGCAGCCGCCCATTGTGCATCGGGACATCAAGCCCAGCAACGTGCTGCTGTCGGACGATGAAGGGGCGATCGCCACTCAGGTCAGTTTGGTCGATTTTGGCTCGGTAAAATCCCTCACGCCCGCCGACGGAACGACCTTTAGCATTGTGGGCACCGAAGGCTACATCGCGCCAGAGCAAATTGGTCGCCGCGCCATGACCGCCTCCGATCTCTACAGCCTTGGTATGACGCTGGTTGCAGGTTTAACCGGAATAGAACCGATGAATCTGCCCCACCGAGGATTTCGCATCGATCTGGATCAATGCCTCCAGTGCAGCTCCGACTTTGCCACCTGGCTGAAGCAAATGACCGATCCAGACGTGACCCAGCGATTTCGCAACGCCGATGCGGCTCTGGCGGCTCTGCCCACGGGGTAG